In the uncultured Methanobacterium sp. genome, one interval contains:
- a CDS encoding 30S ribosomal protein S8e, which produces MAIWQGTSVRKATGARAKTNRNKRKMEFGREPAETKIGDRKIKTIRTKGGNEKIRLTNEEKINVVDPKTKKVQLAEITSVVENHANTHFVRRNIITKGAVVETSAGKVKVTSRPGQDGIINGILIEEE; this is translated from the coding sequence ATGGCAATTTGGCAAGGAACATCCGTGAGAAAAGCTACAGGCGCACGGGCTAAGACTAATCGTAACAAGAGAAAAATGGAATTCGGTAGGGAACCTGCAGAAACCAAAATCGGGGACCGTAAAATCAAGACCATAAGAACCAAAGGTGGTAACGAGAAGATACGACTCACCAATGAGGAGAAAATCAATGTGGTTGATCCTAAAACCAAAAAGGTGCAGTTAGCCGAAATTACCAGTGTGGTGGAAAACCATGCTAACACTCACTTCGTAAGAAGAAATATTATCACCAAAGGTGCTGTTGTTGAAACCAGTGCAGGTAAGGTTAAAGTAACCTCTCGCCCGGGTCAAGATGGCATTATCAACGGTATCCTCATTGAAGAAGAATAG
- a CDS encoding DNA polymerase domain-containing protein has product MHKSIKENVDQFLLSVNHELPPGMELEFEGFYERGFFVTKKRYALIQDDKIVVKGLELVRRDWAPVAKKTQEKVMMAILKDASPEKAAKILKEVIGQIKNGETPLEDLVIHTQLTKNPDKYKQKAPHVLAAKKAIERGRKVGRGTIIRYIVIKGRGPISQRAEPLEDVDVANYDPNYYIDNQVLPAVSRIIDSLGYSHDEIVHQEKQSSLDAFFN; this is encoded by the coding sequence TTGCACAAATCTATTAAAGAAAACGTAGATCAATTTCTACTTTCAGTTAACCATGAATTACCCCCAGGAATGGAACTGGAATTCGAAGGATTCTATGAAAGGGGTTTTTTTGTCACCAAAAAAAGGTACGCCCTGATACAGGATGATAAGATTGTGGTTAAGGGTTTGGAGTTAGTTAGAAGGGATTGGGCTCCGGTTGCCAAAAAAACTCAGGAAAAAGTGATGATGGCTATTTTAAAGGATGCATCCCCTGAAAAAGCTGCCAAAATCCTTAAAGAAGTCATTGGCCAGATTAAAAATGGTGAAACACCCCTTGAAGATCTGGTAATACACACCCAACTTACCAAAAATCCCGATAAATACAAACAAAAGGCACCACATGTTCTTGCTGCTAAGAAAGCCATTGAAAGAGGCCGAAAAGTGGGACGTGGTACTATAATACGGTATATCGTGATTAAAGGAAGGGGTCCCATAAGCCAACGCGCAGAACCATTAGAAGACGTGGATGTGGCAAACTACGATCCTAACTACTACATTGACAATCAGGTCCTGCCAGCAGTTTCCAGGATAATTGACTCGCTGGGTTATTCTCATGACGAAATTGTTCATCAGGAAAAGCAGAGTAGTTTAGATGCCTTTTTCAACTGA
- a CDS encoding TIGR02253 family HAD-type hydrolase has translation MIKAVFFDIDDTLYDTSGFAKRARKAALQAMIDAGLPLSQQEAYLLLRKIIKEKGSNYDKHFNILTKRVMGEEKPLLIALGMITYHNVKFALLRLFPDTMSTLIYLKKSNYQLGVISNGLTIKQWEKLIRLGLYHFFEEVVTSQEAGSEKPDREIFQLALDRMGCQAEESVMVGNKFSEDILGATQAGMSAILVNSKLTEAEKELIKREGLKVTVVSDINNVKTIL, from the coding sequence ATGATCAAGGCTGTTTTTTTTGATATAGACGATACACTGTATGATACATCTGGTTTTGCCAAACGAGCCCGTAAAGCTGCTTTACAAGCCATGATCGATGCGGGTTTACCACTATCACAACAGGAAGCTTACCTTCTTTTGAGGAAGATCATCAAAGAGAAGGGATCCAACTACGATAAACACTTCAACATTTTAACCAAGAGGGTTATGGGTGAAGAAAAACCTTTGCTCATTGCTCTAGGTATGATCACTTATCATAACGTTAAATTCGCTCTTTTAAGACTTTTCCCAGACACCATGTCCACATTGATATACCTTAAAAAAAGTAATTACCAATTGGGAGTCATTTCCAATGGTTTAACCATTAAACAGTGGGAAAAACTCATCCGACTGGGCCTTTATCACTTCTTCGAGGAAGTAGTAACATCCCAGGAGGCTGGTTCTGAAAAACCAGACCGTGAAATATTCCAGCTTGCCCTGGATCGAATGGGATGCCAGGCAGAAGAATCAGTTATGGTTGGAAACAAATTCAGTGAAGACATATTAGGGGCAACCCAAGCAGGTATGTCCGCCATACTGGTCAACTCTAAATTAACTGAAGCTGAAAAAGAACTTATCAAAAGAGAGGGTTTGAAAGTTACCGTGGTTTCAGACATTAACAATGTGAAAACTATCCTTTAA
- a CDS encoding ATP-binding protein, with protein sequence MNYYHDEKMEKIFNALKQPKNLDDLQLSDSFVKGLILKIISSYGTVKTSTINELTGIHWDILEESLSKMEKSGFCAPVSGGFLFSSVEYTITKKGREKVRGIAEENPYIGIAPVPYEEYFQIMKIQIQNRYPLEIPPEVVEETFHEVVGVDYAKEALIESCIISKGIFVYGPPGTGKTFIISTMPDLLPPLVIPKYIEFGGKIIQLYDPDFHKICKEQPTDPRWVKIYAPFVLTGAELSLNKLETNYDPNKGVYETSPLIKANGGILLIDDLGRQRDDHELILNRLIVPMENKKDVVYVRGIPVILHTHFIPAFSTNLDISIMDEAHLRRAPLHIFLQNPKIEEVTEVFRRNLEDLNEGFQPNVLTRFMEVYQSKKDGGEGLQPSFAHARDVAQICQSVRINMGKDIIDVEVLEAALDKHVLVVLQRLNIDIAQISHKTRSFRLKTDDLEKTYHELSHYGASLVCYENNSILTDVDESTSPVELVDYLCSKDIKVESIDLIAESEKELRRTLLNW encoded by the coding sequence ATGAATTACTATCACGACGAAAAGATGGAAAAAATTTTCAATGCATTGAAACAACCCAAAAATCTGGATGACCTTCAGCTTTCAGACAGTTTTGTCAAGGGATTAATACTAAAAATCATTAGCAGCTATGGCACAGTGAAAACCAGTACTATCAATGAATTAACAGGTATTCACTGGGACATCCTGGAGGAAAGCTTAAGTAAAATGGAAAAAAGTGGTTTTTGCGCTCCTGTAAGTGGAGGATTCCTATTTTCCAGTGTTGAATACACTATAACTAAGAAAGGACGTGAGAAAGTTCGAGGGATTGCCGAAGAAAATCCTTATATTGGTATTGCTCCGGTTCCCTACGAAGAGTACTTTCAGATCATGAAGATCCAAATACAAAATCGTTATCCCCTTGAAATACCTCCTGAAGTAGTGGAAGAAACTTTCCATGAAGTGGTGGGGGTGGATTATGCAAAAGAAGCTCTTATTGAATCATGCATAATTAGTAAGGGAATTTTCGTCTATGGTCCTCCTGGAACCGGTAAAACATTCATCATCAGTACCATGCCCGATCTCTTACCTCCACTGGTGATTCCCAAATACATAGAGTTCGGTGGAAAAATTATACAACTTTACGATCCTGATTTTCATAAGATATGCAAAGAACAACCCACTGATCCCCGTTGGGTTAAAATTTATGCCCCATTTGTTTTAACTGGTGCTGAATTAAGCTTAAACAAATTAGAAACTAATTATGATCCTAACAAGGGTGTTTATGAAACTTCTCCACTGATTAAAGCCAATGGAGGTATCCTGCTAATTGATGACCTGGGAAGACAGCGTGATGATCATGAACTCATCCTCAACCGCCTAATTGTGCCCATGGAAAACAAGAAAGATGTGGTTTACGTGCGTGGTATCCCAGTTATTTTGCACACCCATTTTATTCCAGCATTCTCCACCAACCTGGATATCAGTATCATGGATGAAGCACACCTTCGACGTGCCCCCCTTCACATTTTCCTTCAAAATCCAAAAATTGAAGAAGTTACCGAAGTTTTCCGCAGAAACCTTGAGGATCTCAACGAAGGTTTTCAACCGAACGTACTGACCAGATTCATGGAAGTGTACCAGTCTAAAAAAGATGGAGGGGAAGGATTACAACCCAGTTTCGCCCATGCTCGTGATGTAGCCCAGATCTGTCAATCAGTGCGCATTAACATGGGAAAAGATATTATAGATGTTGAAGTACTGGAAGCAGCTCTGGATAAGCACGTTCTGGTGGTTTTACAGAGGCTGAATATTGACATAGCCCAGATTTCTCATAAAACTCGTTCATTCCGGTTGAAGACCGATGATCTGGAAAAAACTTACCATGAACTATCCCATTATGGTGCCAGCCTGGTATGCTACGAGAATAATTCAATACTCACTGATGTGGATGAAAGCACCAGTCCTGTAGAATTAGTAGATTACTTGTGCAGTAAAGACATCAAAGTTGAAAGTATTGATTTAATCGCAGAATCCGAGAAAGAACTGAGGAGAACTCTTTTAAACTGGTGA
- a CDS encoding sortase: protein MKKYIIMGIAILAVVALVITVTSGSTNTETKHYQNGEISFNYPASWQQVQTQGSQIAAFKDPETGMNVTVSRQVMPAGYNASKDFVPDLVKQAESNLKLTSSNKIDLNGTSGYDNTYQVQKNGSTTQQRELWVNTNGALYSVIFSYPDEGFKIESLLNGFKGSESSTAFNTIKNSLKINSAKLTDTFAFGTVTIPRLGVTWNIRSDTLNAMGAVYHYSAPGDTLSKSFYPGQLGSVGLLGHHTRYSAPFNHIENMQVGDKVYINDYLTQKKYTYQVVSNNDIRYDYTTNVITFPAGKKELVLGTCWPPGYTSAERYVHCNLTAVDPL from the coding sequence TTGAAGAAATATATTATTATGGGTATTGCTATTCTGGCTGTAGTTGCACTGGTTATTACAGTAACATCAGGCAGTACCAATACCGAAACCAAACACTACCAGAATGGGGAAATTTCTTTTAATTACCCGGCCAGTTGGCAGCAGGTTCAAACGCAAGGATCTCAAATAGCTGCCTTTAAGGACCCAGAAACTGGCATGAATGTGACTGTAAGCAGACAGGTTATGCCCGCAGGATACAATGCCTCAAAGGATTTTGTTCCAGACCTAGTTAAACAGGCCGAAAGTAATCTTAAACTCACATCCAGCAATAAAATTGATTTAAATGGAACTTCAGGGTATGATAACACTTACCAAGTTCAAAAAAATGGTTCTACCACCCAACAGAGAGAATTATGGGTAAACACCAATGGAGCTCTTTACAGTGTCATATTCAGTTATCCTGATGAAGGGTTTAAGATAGAATCTTTACTGAATGGGTTTAAAGGATCAGAGAGTAGCACAGCATTTAATACCATTAAAAACAGCCTGAAGATCAACTCCGCCAAACTGACGGATACATTTGCCTTTGGAACTGTGACCATACCCCGACTGGGAGTAACCTGGAATATACGCTCCGACACTTTAAACGCGATGGGTGCGGTTTATCATTACTCTGCACCAGGCGATACTTTATCCAAAAGTTTCTATCCTGGTCAATTAGGTTCAGTGGGATTACTCGGACACCACACACGGTATTCGGCTCCATTCAATCATATTGAAAACATGCAGGTAGGGGATAAAGTCTACATCAACGACTATTTGACCCAGAAGAAATACACCTACCAGGTGGTTTCCAACAATGATATACGGTACGATTATACCACCAACGTCATTACATTCCCTGCAGGTAAAAAAGAATTGGTACTGGGAACCTGCTGGCCTCCAGGTTATACATCAGCAGAAAGGTACGTTCACTGTAATTTAACTGCAGTAGACCCATTATAA
- a CDS encoding PIG-L family deacetylase, protein MKKAFIILPVAILLILFIALFPIFSVTNNNSSGENVTGNQNVTTNASSPEKVAFIIPHPDDETIGAGGTVQRIMENGSTVHFELMTSGDAITSKLLSVTNYYNVAIPANATAEDKKKLIREDSFKQVMSVWGCTNYNIQSYEDGGLNANAVFTTMENLYLKDGYTVFYTTTGDGNGDHLACQQGMAMMKEKYPNLKYRQFPIYYYHAIRAATSALTNNYTDVNVNKYATKKKSAFQVYYNIHTILNTFYPYSDGLYSIGPERIYYIN, encoded by the coding sequence ATGAAAAAAGCATTCATCATTTTACCCGTGGCAATACTCTTAATTTTATTTATTGCATTATTTCCCATATTTTCAGTAACTAATAACAATTCAAGTGGTGAAAATGTTACAGGAAACCAGAATGTAACTACCAATGCATCTTCACCAGAGAAAGTGGCATTTATAATACCCCACCCTGATGATGAGACTATTGGTGCCGGGGGAACCGTCCAGAGAATTATGGAGAATGGATCTACAGTTCACTTTGAGCTCATGACCTCCGGTGATGCCATAACATCCAAATTACTTAGCGTGACCAACTACTACAATGTAGCAATTCCTGCAAATGCTACTGCAGAGGATAAAAAGAAATTAATAAGAGAAGATTCCTTTAAACAGGTCATGTCCGTTTGGGGCTGTACTAATTATAATATACAGAGCTATGAGGATGGTGGATTGAATGCAAATGCAGTATTTACCACCATGGAAAATTTGTATCTCAAGGATGGATACACCGTCTTTTACACCACCACTGGAGATGGAAATGGTGACCACCTGGCCTGTCAGCAGGGAATGGCAATGATGAAGGAGAAGTATCCCAACCTGAAGTACAGACAGTTCCCCATCTATTATTACCATGCCATTAGAGCAGCTACCAGTGCATTAACCAATAACTACACCGATGTAAACGTTAATAAGTACGCAACCAAAAAGAAAAGCGCCTTCCAGGTTTATTACAACATACACACCATCCTTAACACATTCTATCCATACAGTGATGGTTTATACAGTATTGGGCCTGAAAGGATTTATTACATAAATTAA